A portion of the Escherichia marmotae genome contains these proteins:
- a CDS encoding IS256-like element IS1414 family transposase, which produces MDEKQLQALANELAKNLKTPEDLSQFDRLLKKLSVEAALNAEMTHHPGYEKNQSRPGANSRNGFSTKTVITGDGPLELRTPRDRDGTFEPQLVKKNQTRITGMDNQILSLYAKGMTTREIAAAFKELYDADVSPALISKVTDAVMEQVVEWQNRPLDAVYPIVYLDCIVLKVRQDSRVINKSVFLALGINIEGQKELLGMWLAENEGAKFWLNVLTELKNRGLNDILIACVDGLKGFPDAINTVYPKARIQLCIVHMVRNSLRFVSWKDYKAVTRDLKAIYQAPTEEAGQQALEAFAAAWDCRYPQISRSWQANWPNLATFFAYPTDIRKVIYTTNAIESLNSVIRHALKKRKVFPTDDSVKKVVWLAIQSASQKWTMPLKDWRMAMSRFIIEFGDRLDGHF; this is translated from the coding sequence ATGGACGAAAAACAGTTACAGGCTCTGGCTAACGAACTGGCCAAAAACCTCAAAACCCCTGAAGACCTCAGTCAGTTTGATCGGCTGCTGAAAAAGCTCAGCGTTGAAGCCGCTCTCAATGCAGAGATGACACACCATCCTGGGTATGAGAAAAATCAGTCCAGACCAGGAGCTAACTCCCGCAACGGTTTTTCCACAAAGACCGTTATCACAGGCGACGGTCCACTGGAACTGCGTACTCCGCGCGATCGTGACGGTACCTTCGAACCACAACTGGTAAAGAAAAATCAGACCCGTATTACCGGGATGGATAACCAGATCCTCTCGTTGTATGCCAAAGGGATGACCACCCGTGAGATAGCTGCTGCGTTCAAAGAACTGTATGACGCAGATGTTTCACCGGCACTGATATCAAAGGTTACCGATGCCGTGATGGAGCAGGTTGTAGAATGGCAAAACCGACCACTGGATGCTGTTTACCCCATTGTTTATCTTGACTGTATCGTCCTGAAAGTTCGGCAGGACAGTCGCGTCATCAACAAATCGGTGTTCCTGGCACTGGGCATCAATATCGAAGGTCAGAAAGAACTGCTGGGTATGTGGCTGGCCGAAAATGAAGGGGCGAAGTTCTGGCTCAATGTGCTGACTGAACTGAAAAACCGCGGTCTGAACGATATCCTCATCGCCTGTGTGGATGGCCTGAAAGGCTTCCCGGATGCCATCAACACAGTATATCCGAAGGCCCGCATCCAGTTATGCATCGTGCATATGGTGCGCAACAGCCTGCGCTTCGTGTCATGGAAGGACTACAAAGCCGTCACTCGCGACCTGAAAGCGATTTATCAGGCTCCCACGGAAGAGGCAGGCCAGCAGGCACTGGAAGCGTTCGCTGCGGCCTGGGACTGTCGCTATCCTCAGATAAGCCGAAGCTGGCAGGCTAACTGGCCGAATCTTGCCACGTTCTTCGCTTATCCAACGGACATCCGCAAAGTGATCTATACGACGAATGCCATCGAGTCGCTAAACAGCGTGATCCGCCATGCGCTCAAAAAGCGTAAAGTGTTCCCGACAGACGACTCGGTGAAAAAAGTGGTGTGGCTGGCAATCCAGTCTGCGTCCCAGAAATGGACGATGCCGTTGAAGGACTGGCGAATGGCAATGAGCCGCTTTATTATCGAGTTCGGTGACCGCCTGGACGGTCACTTCTGA
- a CDS encoding IS4-like element IS4 family transposase, with the protein MLIGQALDLVSRYDSLRNPLTSLGDYLDPELISRCLAESGTVTLRKRRLPLEMMVWCIVGMVLERKEPLHQIVNRLDIMLPGNRPFVAPSAVIQARQRLGSEAVRRVFTKTAQLWHNTTPHPHWCGLTLLAIDGVFWRTPDTPENDAAFPRQTHAGNPALYPQVKMVCQMELTSHLLTAAAFGTMKNSENELAEQLIEQTGDNTLTLMDKGYYSLGLLNAWSQAGEHRHWMIPLRKGAQYEEIRKLGKGDHLVKLKTSPQARKKWPGLGNEVTARLLTVTRKGKVCHLLTSMTDAMRFPGGEMADLYSHRWEIELGYREIKQTMQLSRLTLRSKKPELVEQELWGVLLAYNLVRYQMIKMAEHLKGYWPNQLSFSESCGMVMRMLMTLQGASPGRIPELMRDLASMGQLVKLPTRRERAFPRVVKERPWKYPTAPKKSQSVA; encoded by the coding sequence ATGCTCATTGGACAGGCCCTTGATTTGGTATCCCGTTACGATTCTCTGCGTAACCCACTGACTTCTCTGGGGGATTACCTCGACCCCGAACTCATCTCTCGTTGCCTTGCCGAATCAGGTACTGTAACGCTACGCAAGCGCCGTCTTCCCCTCGAAATGATGGTCTGGTGTATTGTTGGCATGGTGCTTGAGCGTAAAGAACCTCTTCACCAGATTGTGAATCGCCTGGACATCATGCTGCCGGGCAATCGCCCCTTCGTTGCCCCCAGTGCCGTTATTCAGGCCCGCCAGCGTCTGGGAAGTGAGGCTGTCCGCCGCGTGTTCACGAAAACAGCGCAGCTCTGGCATAACACCACGCCGCATCCGCACTGGTGCGGCCTGACCCTGCTGGCCATCGATGGTGTGTTCTGGCGCACACCGGATACACCAGAGAACGATGCAGCCTTCCCCCGCCAGACACATGCCGGGAACCCGGCGCTCTACCCGCAGGTCAAAATGGTCTGCCAGATGGAACTGACCAGCCATCTGCTGACGGCTGCAGCCTTCGGCACGATGAAGAACAGCGAAAATGAGCTTGCTGAGCAACTTATAGAACAAACCGGCGATAACACCCTGACGTTAATGGATAAAGGTTATTACTCACTGGGACTGTTAAATGCCTGGAGCCAGGCGGGAGAACACCGCCACTGGATGATCCCTCTCAGAAAGGGAGCGCAATATGAAGAGATCAGAAAACTGGGTAAAGGCGATCATCTGGTGAAGCTGAAAACCAGCCCGCAGGCACGAAAAAAGTGGCCGGGGCTGGGAAATGAGGTGACAGCCCGCCTGCTGACCGTGACGCGCAAAGGAAAAGTCTGCCATCTGCTGACGTCGATGACGGACGCCATGCGCTTCCCCGGAGGAGAAATGGCGGATCTGTACAGTCATCGCTGGGAAATCGAACTGGGATACAGGGAGATAAAACAGACGATGCAACTGAGCAGGCTGACGCTGAGAAGTAAAAAGCCGGAGCTTGTGGAGCAAGAGCTGTGGGGTGTCTTACTGGCTTATAATCTGGTGAGATATCAGATGATTAAAATGGCAGAACATCTGAAAGGTTACTGGCCGAATCAACTGAGTTTCTCAGAATCATGCGGAATGGTGATGAGAATGCTGATGACATTGCAGGGCGCTTCACCGGGACGTATACCGGAGCTGATGCGCGATCTTGCAAGTATGGGACAACTTGTGAAATTACCGACAAGAAGGGAAAGAGCCTTCCCGAGAGTGGTAAAGGAGAGGCCCTGGAAATACCCCACAGCCCCGAAAAAGAGCCAGTCAGTTGCTTAA
- a CDS encoding inverse autotransporter beta domain-containing protein: MSISLTFIPYPAYSSETFKLIPADKIDTKYKTKSYILLEGESIKTILDKNRITLAELKNINQEKTFPDGIENIKEGDEINIPAVSFVPVIWDEIGDKNSESENLHKVASVAKNIGESFSNARAIATSTVSRQIQQWLSNFGTARVKIETDENFSLKNSQIDLLMPLFEQKNSFLFSQGSLHHTDERFLSNLGIGYRWYNNNWMLGSNSFLDYDLSRNHTRLGVGVEYWRDFLKLGANGYLRLTNWKSSPDQDDYEERPTNGWDIRSQVWLPTLPQLGGELRYEQYYGNEVGLFGKNNRQHDPYAITAGINYTPFPLLTFNTEYSEGASGVKDARIGVQMNYQPNIPWQQQINPDAVSAKRTLTGNRYDFVERNNNIILEYRRKEVISLKTTKLVTGYAGEKKSLGVSINSKYGIERIDWSASSLIAAGGKIISDGNSDYSVELPAYQSGQQGINTYTITAVAVDKKGNVSNKSETQISVTQAAINANMSTLTPDNVILPADGKSQQQLVLRINDHEGNPVDISEKEITVQKETKQRGKTGAIFTPFSRQATGEYVSILTAGTESEIFTITPFARNTRLASANVTFTKEYRSSLSVTPTTITAGVENATVRVIVRNANGDLQDDMENHIKLKFSPDLSITTSTFVKIAEGVYEAQISGKKAGKTTITALVNGASVMEQTHLTLKADVSSATIKGKISAEPTFAVVDEQVTYTALLVDKNNNPLGEGVPVAWSSNNGSILGDIVTNTDASGSTRVTVTRSQAGTAKVSLILPSGTINAPDVLFSEGRPDESRSELNLTPTTIMAGKEFAILELVLKDQNGNPLSGQMVKGNSDNTSVTIGDAQEDNSKPGHYIMAVTGNKSGLANLSVMVNNKTLNKTRNLTVKGDVDSWNIVQVTPTKNSFTAGDANGVTYSATVTDALGNKLPGVVVSWQLKGQAESFDPVSRTNNDGIATTTVKSNTSGELIMTAYLDDNNKKQASKVVVIPGILDVSKSSFIADKKSIGADGKETVTLTVILKDIYDNGITNKAINIDGYNALSGFTLSPVTDNGDGSYQIKAMSTNKGQVTLLAKVDGQTIGSGITITVGATTPDIRFANAQQRVSYTKNFTQSQIANGIPGEVQQMWSSSSPEVASVNSSTGRVTLHKSGVATVTVQTSGNGQFNPAQASYELVVDKAEPGLKSTQSIIQTKWNDKTENKIEVAFDNQDVGGELSLEYIVDNPSVATISDNGVLSKVKPGSTNIIATTKENERFKSASIKVPYIINKGVHLIVFNKTTEETNDKASYIVQSPNENVPSELQIRWESSNPNAVNLTESGTISSLGEGQSRLTLNVLPNEYYEQSSGYYDVEVYTKPVIGIHDVQYTNQGERNSSGEWKPFYTSDSMMFNWRTQDKYKNPHKVAVKLKDKNTGQTLYDKEYSSISEFEDRNESIPANKSFWDKTITLEIIYYGRAGSDNSIYSKDISVKALTPPELKGLEFSVMSYIAWNGDNSPAGMCRKNLLEGLRHVIIAPRAKFNFGSNTLLEPMNLILRQKAINGHGAASKDILQGAVSGSVDFYSNDFGATSVNSMGNDCWENHWGNHSVEVQLSYRGKMYTYKDESTMNWDGFGTNMSGANNFRKLSGQWE; this comes from the coding sequence ATGTCTATTTCATTAACGTTTATACCATATCCAGCATATTCTTCAGAAACATTTAAACTTATACCAGCAGATAAAATCGACACAAAGTACAAAACAAAATCTTATATTTTGTTGGAAGGAGAGTCAATAAAAACAATTCTAGACAAAAACAGGATTACTTTAGCAGAACTAAAAAATATAAACCAAGAAAAAACATTCCCAGATGGCATTGAAAATATAAAAGAAGGAGACGAAATTAATATTCCTGCCGTTTCTTTTGTACCAGTAATATGGGATGAGATAGGGGATAAGAATTCGGAGAGTGAAAACCTTCATAAAGTGGCATCTGTAGCTAAAAATATTGGAGAATCTTTTTCTAATGCCAGAGCGATAGCTACGAGCACAGTTAGCCGTCAAATTCAACAATGGTTAAGTAATTTTGGGACAGCCCGCGTAAAGATTGAAACAGATGAGAATTTTTCTTTGAAAAATTCGCAAATAGACTTGCTTATGCCCTTATTTGAACAAAAAAATAGTTTCCTTTTTAGCCAGGGAAGCTTACATCATACAGATGAACGATTTTTATCAAATTTAGGAATCGGCTATCGTTGGTATAATAATAATTGGATGCTGGGAAGTAACTCTTTCTTAGATTATGACTTGTCTCGAAACCATACTCGTTTGGGTGTGGGGGTAGAATATTGGAGAGACTTTCTAAAATTAGGAGCTAATGGTTATTTACGCTTAACAAATTGGAAGAGCTCGCCAGATCAGGATGATTACGAAGAGCGACCAACGAATGGGTGGGATATCCGGTCTCAGGTATGGCTTCCTACTCTTCCACAGTTGGGTGGTGAACTGAGATATGAACAATATTATGGAAATGAAGTCGGACTTTTTGGCAAAAATAATCGGCAACATGATCCTTATGCTATTACAGCAGGAATTAATTACACACCATTCCCTTTATTAACATTCAATACCGAATATAGCGAAGGAGCCTCTGGTGTAAAAGATGCACGCATTGGGGTTCAGATGAATTATCAGCCAAATATTCCATGGCAACAGCAAATTAATCCTGATGCTGTTTCTGCAAAGCGTACATTAACAGGGAATCGTTATGACTTTGTTGAACGTAATAATAACATTATTTTAGAGTACCGTAGAAAAGAGGTTATTAGCCTGAAGACGACAAAGCTAGTGACTGGGTATGCAGGGGAGAAAAAATCTCTTGGTGTTTCAATAAACAGCAAATATGGCATAGAACGTATTGACTGGTCAGCATCGTCATTAATAGCAGCAGGTGGAAAAATCATATCAGATGGTAACTCTGATTACAGTGTGGAACTGCCAGCTTATCAGTCTGGTCAACAGGGGATAAATACATATACGATCACAGCAGTAGCTGTAGACAAAAAAGGTAATGTTTCGAATAAGTCAGAGACACAAATAAGCGTTACACAGGCAGCTATTAATGCCAACATGAGTACACTCACTCCGGATAATGTAATTCTTCCTGCAGACGGAAAATCTCAGCAACAATTGGTGCTTAGAATAAATGATCATGAAGGTAACCCGGTTGATATATCTGAAAAAGAAATAACGGTACAAAAAGAAACAAAGCAAAGGGGGAAAACAGGAGCAATATTCACCCCATTTAGTCGTCAGGCTACAGGAGAATACGTTTCAATTCTTACAGCGGGTACAGAATCTGAAATTTTCACCATAACTCCATTTGCACGTAATACTCGCTTGGCATCCGCAAATGTCACCTTTACGAAAGAATACAGATCGTCACTGAGTGTAACGCCAACAACAATTACTGCAGGGGTAGAAAATGCAACTGTTAGAGTTATTGTCAGGAATGCTAATGGTGATTTGCAAGATGATATGGAAAATCATATTAAATTAAAATTTTCTCCTGATTTATCTATTACCACAAGCACTTTTGTTAAGATAGCTGAGGGGGTTTATGAAGCTCAGATAAGTGGTAAAAAAGCAGGTAAGACAACCATCACAGCATTAGTGAATGGTGCTTCTGTAATGGAACAGACTCATTTGACTCTGAAAGCAGATGTCAGTTCTGCCACAATTAAAGGTAAAATCAGCGCTGAACCAACATTTGCTGTTGTCGATGAACAGGTAACTTATACTGCACTACTTGTCGATAAAAACAATAATCCATTAGGAGAAGGTGTCCCTGTCGCTTGGTCCTCTAATAATGGAAGCATATTAGGAGATATTGTAACCAATACAGATGCATCAGGCAGTACCCGTGTTACTGTAACTCGCTCACAAGCAGGAACAGCAAAAGTCAGTTTAATTCTCCCTTCAGGAACAATTAATGCACCAGATGTTTTATTTAGTGAAGGGAGACCGGATGAATCGCGCTCTGAACTTAATTTAACACCCACTACCATTATGGCAGGTAAAGAGTTTGCAATATTGGAATTGGTGTTGAAGGATCAAAATGGTAATCCCTTATCAGGGCAAATGGTAAAAGGAAATAGTGATAATACATCTGTAACTATTGGCGATGCTCAAGAAGATAATAGCAAGCCAGGTCATTATATAATGGCAGTTACCGGGAATAAATCGGGTTTAGCAAACTTGTCTGTTATGGTAAATAACAAGACGTTGAATAAGACAAGAAACTTGACTGTAAAAGGTGATGTAGATAGTTGGAATATTGTTCAGGTTACACCAACTAAAAATAGTTTTACGGCTGGAGATGCTAACGGTGTGACATATAGTGCAACAGTAACTGATGCCCTCGGAAATAAATTACCTGGGGTTGTTGTTTCGTGGCAACTAAAAGGACAAGCCGAAAGTTTTGATCCTGTTTCTCGTACTAATAATGATGGTATTGCAACTACAACAGTGAAAAGTAATACTTCGGGAGAGTTGATAATGACAGCATATCTCGATGATAATAATAAAAAACAGGCAAGCAAGGTGGTTGTAATCCCAGGAATTTTAGATGTATCTAAATCCAGCTTTATAGCGGATAAAAAGAGCATCGGAGCGGATGGTAAAGAAACTGTAACACTGACAGTAATACTGAAGGACATCTATGATAATGGCATTACAAATAAAGCGATAAATATTGATGGCTACAACGCATTGAGTGGCTTCACCCTTTCACCTGTCACTGATAATGGTGATGGGAGCTATCAGATTAAGGCAATGTCAACAAATAAAGGACAAGTAACTTTGTTGGCAAAAGTCGATGGTCAAACAATAGGCTCTGGTATAACTATTACAGTCGGAGCAACTACACCAGATATACGTTTTGCTAATGCTCAACAGAGAGTAAGTTACACCAAAAACTTTACACAATCACAAATAGCAAATGGTATACCAGGCGAAGTACAGCAAATGTGGTCCAGTTCTTCACCTGAAGTGGCCTCAGTTAATTCCTCTACTGGTAGAGTAACCTTACATAAGTCAGGAGTGGCCACCGTCACAGTGCAAACTTCAGGTAATGGTCAGTTCAATCCTGCTCAGGCCAGTTATGAGTTAGTTGTTGATAAAGCGGAGCCGGGTTTGAAATCTACGCAATCAATAATTCAAACTAAATGGAATGACAAGACTGAGAATAAAATAGAGGTTGCCTTTGATAATCAGGATGTGGGAGGTGAGTTATCTCTTGAATACATTGTTGATAATCCTTCTGTAGCAACAATTTCTGATAATGGTGTGCTGAGCAAAGTTAAACCTGGTTCAACTAATATCATTGCGACAACAAAAGAGAATGAAAGATTTAAATCTGCCTCTATAAAAGTCCCATATATAATTAATAAAGGTGTTCATTTAATTGTCTTTAATAAAACAACTGAGGAAACAAATGATAAAGCAAGTTATATCGTGCAATCTCCAAATGAAAATGTCCCTTCAGAGTTACAAATAAGGTGGGAGAGTAGTAATCCTAATGCTGTTAACCTCACTGAGTCAGGGACCATCTCCTCATTAGGAGAGGGCCAGTCGAGGCTAACACTGAATGTACTACCTAACGAATATTATGAGCAAAGTAGTGGATACTATGATGTAGAAGTATATACGAAACCAGTTATTGGTATACATGATGTTCAATATACAAACCAAGGGGAGAGGAACTCCTCGGGAGAATGGAAACCATTTTATACATCAGATAGTATGATGTTTAACTGGAGAACGCAGGATAAGTATAAAAATCCGCACAAAGTCGCTGTGAAACTGAAAGATAAAAACACGGGGCAAACTCTATATGATAAAGAATACAGTTCAATATCTGAGTTTGAAGATAGAAATGAAAGCATCCCCGCAAATAAATCATTTTGGGATAAAACGATAACTCTTGAAATAATTTATTATGGTAGAGCCGGAAGTGATAATAGCATATATAGCAAAGATATTTCTGTTAAAGCTCTTACACCACCGGAATTAAAAGGGCTTGAATTTTCTGTTATGTCTTACATCGCCTGGAACGGTGATAATTCTCCAGCAGGTATGTGTAGGAAAAACCTACTTGAAGGGTTGAGACATGTTATTATTGCCCCCAGAGCCAAGTTTAATTTTGGTTCAAATACTTTGCTTGAACCAATGAATTTAATTCTTAGACAAAAGGCAATAAACGGGCATGGCGCTGCTAGCAAGGATATATTGCAGGGAGCTGTCAGTGGTAGTGTGGATTTTTATTCAAATGATTTTGGCGCAACTTCTGTCAACTCGATGGGAAATGATTGTTGGGAAAACCACTGGGGAAATCACTCGGTAGAGGTACAATTGAGTTATAGAGGAAAAATGTATACATATAAAGACGAATCAACAATGAATTGGGACGGATTTGGTACAAACATGTCAGGAGCAAATAATTTTCGGAAACTATCTGGACAATGGGAGTGA
- a CDS encoding IS3-like element ISEc16 family transposase (programmed frameshift), with protein MTKPVSISKKPRKQHTPEFRNEALKLAERIGVAAAARELSLYESQLYAWRSKQQQQMSSSERESELAAENVRLKRQLAEQAEELAILPKGRDILREAPEMKYVFIENHRAEFSIKAMCRVLRVARSGWYVWLRRRHQMSLRQQFRLTCDTAVHKAFFEAKQRYGAPRLADELPEFNIKTIAASLRRQGLRAKAGRKFSPVSYRAHGLPVLENLLEQDFSASGPNQKWAGDITYLRTDEGWLYLAVVIDLWSRAVIGWSMSPRMTAQLACDALQMALWRRRRPESVIVHTDRGGQYCSGDYQALLKRHNLRGSMSAKGNCYDNACVESFFHSLKVECIHGERFSSREIMRATVFNYIECDYNRWRRHSACGGLSPEQFENHNLA; from the exons ATGACAAAACCAGTATCAATCAGCAAGAAGCCCCGTAAACAACATACGCCTGAATTTCGTAACGAAGCCCTGAAACTCGCTGAACGCATCGGTGTGGCCGCCGCAGCCCGTGAACTCAGCCTGTATGAATCTCAGCTTTATGCCTGGCGCAGTAAACAGCAGCAACAAATGAGTTCGTCAGAGCGCGAAAGCGAACTGGCCGCTGAAAATGTCCGCCTTAAACGACAACTGGCGGAGCAGGCTGAGGAACTGGCCATCCTCC CAAAAGGCCGCGACATACTTCGCGAAGCGCCTGAAATGAAGTATGTCTTCATCGAAAATCATCGGGCAGAGTTCAGCATCAAAGCGATGTGTCGTGTACTTCGGGTTGCCCGCAGCGGCTGGTATGTCTGGCTCAGGCGTCGTCACCAGATGAGCCTGCGCCAACAGTTTCGGCTCACCTGCGATACCGCTGTTCATAAGGCATTCTTTGAGGCAAAGCAGCGATACGGTGCTCCCCGCCTTGCTGACGAACTGCCGGAGTTCAATATTAAAACCATTGCCGCCAGCCTGCGTCGTCAGGGGCTGCGGGCGAAAGCCGGCCGGAAGTTCAGCCCGGTCAGCTACCGTGCACATGGCCTGCCCGTATTGGAGAATCTGCTGGAGCAGGACTTCAGCGCCAGCGGCCCGAACCAGAAGTGGGCGGGTGACATCACGTACTTGCGTACCGATGAGGGCTGGTTGTATCTCGCAGTAGTCATCGACCTGTGGTCACGCGCCGTTATTGGCTGGTCGATGTCACCGCGAATGACAGCACAACTGGCCTGTGATGCACTGCAAATGGCGTTGTGGCGGAGAAGACGCCCGGAAAGCGTCATTGTTCATACGGACCGTGGTGGTCAATACTGTTCAGGGGATTATCAGGCGCTGCTGAAGCGACACAACCTGCGTGGCAGTATGAGTGCGAAAGGCAACTGTTATGACAATGCCTGTGTGGAAAGCTTCTTTCATTCGCTGAAGGTGGAATGTATCCACGGGGAACGCTTTAGCAGCCGGGAAATAATGCGGGCAACGGTGTTTAATTATATCGAGTGTGATTACAATCGCTGGCGTCGTCACAGTGCCTGTGGCGGTCTCAGCCCGGAACAATTTGAAAACCATAATCTCGCTTAG
- a CDS encoding IS1 family transposase: MTTATVHCPSCQSAQVYLHGQEPEERDQYNENLLV, translated from the coding sequence ATGACCACTGCTACTGTTCATTGTCCCAGTTGTCAATCTGCTCAGGTTTATCTTCATGGACAGGAACCTGAAGAGCGTGATCAGTATAATGAGAATCTTCTTGTCTAA
- a CDS encoding NEL-type E3 ubiquitin ligase domain-containing protein, with translation MLPINNNFSLHQNSFYNSTISDTYADYFSAWDKWKKQALPGEERDEAVSRLKECLINNSDELRLDRLNLSSLPDNLPAQITLLNVSYNQLTNLPELPVTLKKLYSASNKLSELPVLPPALESLQVQYNELENLPALPDSLLTMNISYNEIISLPSLPQALKNLRATRNFLTELPAFSEGNSPVVREYFFDRNQISHIPESILNLRNECSVHISNNPLSSHALQALQRLTSSPDYHGPRIYFSMSDGQQHTSVRPLPEAVTAWFPQNKQSEISQIWLAFEREEHANTFSAFLDRLADTVSAHNTPEFRQQVSAFLEKLSTSEELRQQSFAVAADATESCEDRVALTWNNLRKTLLVHQASEGLFDNDTRALLSLGREMFRLEILEDIARDKVRTLRFVDEIEVYLAFQTMLAEKLQLSTAVKEMRFYGVSGVTENDLRTAEAMVRSREETEFTDWFALWGPWHAVLKRTEAGRWAQAEEQKYEMLENEYPQRVAERLNASGLTDDADAEREAGAQVMREIETQIYSQMAEEVLGQRLHENGSSLSNADQLRIS, from the coding sequence ATGCTTCCAATAAATAACAATTTCTCATTGCATCAAAACTCCTTTTACAACAGCACCATTTCCGACACTTATGCTGATTATTTTTCAGCATGGGATAAATGGAAAAAACAAGCGCTCCCCGGTGAAGAGCGTGATGAAGCTGTCTCCCGACTTAAAGAATGTCTTATCAATAATTCCGATGAACTTCGACTGGACCGTTTAAATCTGTCCTCGCTACCTGACAACTTACCAGCACAGATAACGCTGCTCAATGTATCATATAATCAATTAACTAACCTGCCTGAACTACCTGTTACGCTAAAAAAATTATATTCCGCCAGCAATAAATTATCAGAATTGCCCGTGCTACCTCCTGCGCTGGAATCACTTCAGGTACAATACAATGAGCTGGAAAATCTGCCAGCTTTACCCGATTCGTTATTGACTATGAATATCAGCTATAACGAAATAATCTCCTTACCATCGCTCCCACAGGCTCTTAAAAATCTCAGAGCGACCCGTAATTTCCTCACTGAACTACCAGCATTTTCTGAGGGAAATAGTCCCGTTGTCAGAGAGTATTTTTTTGACAGAAATCAGATAAGTCATATCCCGGAAAGCATTCTTAATCTGAGGAATGAATGTTCAGTACATATTAGTAATAACCCATTATCATCCCATGCTCTGCAAGCCCTGCAAAGATTAACTTCTTCGCCGGACTACCACGGCCCACGGATTTACTTCTCCATGAGTGACGGACAACAGCATACGTCTGTTCGTCCCCTCCCTGAGGCTGTGACCGCATGGTTCCCGCAAAACAAACAATCTGAAATATCGCAGATATGGCTTGCTTTTGAACGTGAAGAGCACGCCAATACCTTCTCCGCCTTCCTTGACCGTCTGGCTGACACGGTCTCCGCCCATAATACACCGGAATTCCGTCAGCAGGTCTCTGCATTCCTGGAAAAACTCAGTACCTCTGAGGAGCTTCGACAGCAGTCTTTCGCTGTTGCTGCTGATGCCACTGAGAGCTGTGAGGACCGTGTCGCGCTCACATGGAACAATCTCCGGAAAACCCTCCTGGTCCATCAGGCCTCAGAAGGCCTTTTCGATAATGACACCAGAGCGCTGCTCTCCCTGGGCAGGGAAATGTTCCGCCTCGAAATTCTGGAAGACATTGCCCGGGATAAAGTCAGAACGCTCCGTTTTGTGGATGAGATAGAAGTCTACCTGGCCTTCCAGACCATGCTCGCAGAGAAACTGCAGCTTTCCACTGCCGTGAAGGAAATGCGTTTCTATGGTGTGTCGGGGGTGACAGAAAATGACCTCCGCACTGCCGAAGCCATGGTCAGAAGCCGTGAAGAGACGGAGTTTACCGACTGGTTCGCCCTCTGGGGACCATGGCATGCTGTACTGAAACGCACGGAAGCTGGTCGCTGGGCACAGGCAGAAGAGCAGAAGTATGAGATGTTGGAGAATGAGTATCCTCAGCGGGTGGCAGAGCGGTTGAACGCATCAGGTCTGACCGACGATGCGGATGCGGAAAGGGAAGCGGGAGCCCAGGTCATGCGGGAAATTGAAACGCAGATTTACAGTCAGATGGCCGAAGAGGTGTTAGGCCAGCGGCTGCATGAAAACGGCTCAAGCCTGAGTAATGCCGATCAGTTAAGGATCAGTTGA